Proteins from a single region of Shinella zoogloeoides:
- a CDS encoding SDR family oxidoreductase — protein sequence MSKPLKTALVTGGARRIGKAIVEDLAANGFAVAIHANESFEEAEVIARRLNANGGRALAVQCDLADGAATGRLVEKAVAAIGPLGLLVNNASVFKPDTVDTFDDALLDRHFAVHVKAPSILARDFVRQLPQDMPGSIVNIIDQRVWNPTPRYYSYTLSKSALWMATRTMAQGFAPRVRVNAIGPGPSLPSERQDDAAFRAQVEGLILQRGPSLDEFGRTVRFLFDTPSITGQMIALDGGQHLAWETPDVWGIAE from the coding sequence TTGAGCAAGCCCCTGAAGACGGCCCTCGTGACGGGCGGCGCAAGGCGCATCGGCAAGGCCATCGTGGAAGATCTGGCGGCAAACGGTTTCGCCGTCGCCATCCATGCGAACGAATCCTTCGAGGAGGCGGAGGTCATCGCCCGGCGCCTGAACGCGAATGGCGGCAGAGCCCTCGCCGTGCAGTGCGACCTTGCGGACGGGGCCGCGACAGGCCGCCTTGTCGAAAAGGCCGTGGCCGCGATCGGGCCGCTCGGCCTGCTCGTCAACAATGCCTCCGTCTTCAAGCCGGATACGGTCGACACCTTCGACGATGCGCTTCTGGACCGGCATTTCGCCGTCCATGTGAAGGCCCCTTCCATCCTCGCCCGCGATTTCGTGCGGCAGCTTCCGCAGGACATGCCCGGCTCCATCGTCAACATCATCGACCAGCGCGTCTGGAACCCGACGCCGCGCTACTATTCCTATACGTTGTCGAAATCGGCCCTCTGGATGGCGACGCGCACCATGGCGCAGGGCTTTGCGCCGCGCGTGCGCGTCAACGCCATCGGCCCCGGTCCCTCGCTGCCGAGCGAGCGGCAGGACGACGCGGCCTTCCGGGCGCAGGTGGAGGGCCTGATCCTCCAGCGCGGGCCTTCGCTGGACGAATTTGGCCGCACAGTTCGCTTTTTGTTCGACACGCCCTCCATTACGGGGCAAATGATAGCGCTCGACGGCGGGCAGCATCTCGCCTGGGAAACACCCGATGTCTGGGGAATAGCGGAATGA
- a CDS encoding outer membrane protein yields the protein MRTLIATLIASTVSMVAFQAAHAADAIDEVPQAPAAEYSEPVVKNWSGAYVGGNATWQKGKFNGQDKDRGHALGGGVYGGYNMQSGQLVYGGEADLSYSGVDNNSHGFTAKQGANGSIRARVGVDLNPVLVYGTGGIAASNVEVETNAGAKDDATLLGWTAGAGVEAFVTDNVTARVEYRYSDYGKKTFHGAGTRSGFEDHSVRVGMGVKF from the coding sequence ATGCGTACACTTATCGCCACCCTCATCGCTTCGACCGTTTCCATGGTCGCCTTCCAGGCCGCTCACGCCGCTGACGCCATCGACGAAGTTCCGCAGGCTCCGGCCGCTGAATATTCCGAGCCGGTCGTCAAGAACTGGTCGGGCGCCTATGTCGGTGGTAACGCCACCTGGCAGAAGGGCAAGTTCAACGGTCAGGACAAGGATCGCGGCCATGCCCTCGGCGGCGGCGTCTACGGCGGCTACAACATGCAGAGCGGCCAGCTCGTCTACGGTGGCGAAGCCGACCTCAGCTACTCCGGCGTCGACAACAACTCGCATGGCTTCACGGCCAAGCAGGGTGCGAACGGCTCCATCCGCGCTCGCGTCGGTGTCGACCTGAACCCGGTTCTCGTCTACGGCACGGGTGGTATCGCCGCCTCGAACGTCGAAGTCGAGACGAATGCTGGCGCCAAGGACGATGCGACCCTGCTCGGCTGGACTGCCGGCGCCGGTGTCGAAGCCTTCGTCACGGACAACGTCACGGCGCGCGTCGAATACCGCTACAGCGACTACGGCAAGAAGACCTTCCACGGTGCCGGCACGCGCAGTGGCTTCGAAGACCACAGCGTCCGCGTCGGTATGGGCGTGAAGTTCTAA